A single genomic interval of Oryza sativa Japonica Group chromosome 7, ASM3414082v1 harbors:
- the LOC4343904 gene encoding probable GPI-anchored adhesin-like protein PGA55 encodes MEPDAPLDFALFQLSPRRSRCELVVSGNGRTERIASGSVKPFVAHLRAAEEQAAAQPPPPAIRLQLDRRAAWFSKGTLERFVRFVSTPEVLEMANTFDAEMSQLEGARKIYAQGVAGGADGAESAAAADITKKELLRAIDVRLSALKQDLVTACARASSAGFNPDSVSELVLFADHFGANRLSEACNKFMSLCQRRPDICPHYSVSSTSSQWKSFDDGNVRGSSSSDMSLDETQADQGASSNKSIIGGSVSHIHRSNSQNSVDVPPEPSAVQHPKPTIQQSVEKQEKETDALPAPAPAGGGSRRLSVQDRINMFESKQKEQTSSSGNSAACTSKVVPTKGEHRRVPSGASMDKLVRRWSNVSDMSIDLSNNDSSSLNEKREIGTPVGTPTSANLEVNSKARADGDANGLKHAVTSCQKDTSDALPLDSTTADAFSSSTLNTTSPSPLSAIASSSPQKQTAPRVEDDMVITSSIESESSFRKEVGASQGKGDVRMSGQAVSSVSTRARVKTSPRPTWPENNVTLSSPPLSQEHVQMTDEETIPIVHEVAVKKEQIVQKDNRGSRLRSKEIHAEADVVGRKDRPSRTTGKISDTRTRATSNPRANFRGSSVRDEAASTEAEVHDVNLQRKSLARKVEDSGRKVAAGSEILPQSDCSIHQGTNLSRQSSSAEQELSLHGGKVKLISDGNAVPLEQTKRPTKGSQDRHDELQKKANELEKLFAAQKLTSSRRGKSTDVQVENTPRVNEVKPPLVLPERIYTKQIVKESITNEFDANELLKMVDTEGYNNNVPQSIISLEESRGKFYDQYMQKRDAKLKEDWKLQGEQKEATIKAMRDSLERSNAEMRAKFSRSSSVPDSTYISRCAHKFPPLQSVIKDKDQGIDSFLVEEEMNSDYLSGDGSSRSADSRKHFSNKVACNQKKSIAPVHRHSSRTVSSGYANRRNLPDNPLAQSVPNFADLRKENTKPSAGLSRAAPRTQPKSFIRSKSIIEESKNISKDQSRKSQSMRKNLSPGELRDATSMNDVIYNWAPSKISNDQVEGVFAYITHTAGSTKSFLRKGNEAHPAVGIAGFAPPMFANTYQNGDDDDFLDQEEDSPDETKDEEYESIEENLRESDFPADSDSENPGISHEFGNSDDPGSENGDVSFPSDAPTLGGSKFNAFAGNMHDTPGEVPASWSTRPHLFAYANDNSDGDAFADSPNGSPSPWNSHTLDQITDADVSRMRKKWGSAQMPFVGPNASQQPRKDVTKGFKKLLKFGRKTRGADGLNDWVSASTASECDDDMEDGRDLAMGSSDDFRKSRMGYPSAYDGFVDTDVFAEQDQSLRSSIPNPPANFRLREDQLTGSSLKAPRSFFSLSTFRSKGGDARLR; translated from the exons atgGAGCCCGACGCCCCGCTCGACTTCGCGCTCTTCCAGCTCTCCCCGCGCCGCTCGCG GTGCGAGCTGGTGGTGTCCGGGAATGGGCGGACGGAGAGGATCGCGTCCGGGTCGGTGAAGCCGTTCGTGGCGCACctgcgcgcggcggaggagcaggcggcggcgcagccgccgccgccggccatccgGCTGCAGCTggaccgccgcgccgcgtggTTCAGCAAGGGCACCCTCGAGAG GTTCGTGCGGTTCGTGAGCACGCCGGAGGTGCTGGAGATGGCTAACACCTTCGACGCGGAGATGTCGCAGCTGGAAGGGGCTAGGAAGATTTATGCACAGGGA GTTGCCGGAGGCGCTGATGGAGCTG aatcagcagcagctgcagatATTACGAA GAAGGAACTTCTTAGAGCGATTGATGTTCGTCTAAGTGCTCTTAAACAAGACCTTGTCACGGCTTGTGCCCGGGCATCATCTGCAGGGTTCAACCCTGACAGTGTTTCTGAGCTTGTTCTTTTTGCAGATCATTTTGGTGCCAACCGGCTGAG TGAAGCATGCAACAAATTCATGTCACTTTGCCAGCGGCGTCCAGACATCTGTCCTCATTACTCGGTGTCATCAACTTCGTCACAATGGAAGAGCTTTGATGATGGAAATGTCCGTGGCTCCTCCAGTTCAGACATGTCACTAGACGAGACACAAGCTGATCAAGGTGCATCCAGCAACAAATCTATAATTGGTGGTAGTGTCTCTCATATTCACAGAAGCAACAGCCAAAACTCAGTAGATGTTCCACCAGAACCCAGCGCAGTTCAACACCCTAAACCAACTATACAGCAGTCAGTAGAGAAACAAGAAAAGGAAACAGATGCTCTTCCTGCCCCTGCCCCAGCTGGAGGGGGTTCAAGACGGTTGAGTGTGCAAGACAGGATAAACATGTTTGAGAGTAAGCAGAAGGAACAAACCTCAAGTTCTGGTAATAGTGCTGCATGTACTAGTAAGGTGGTTCCAACGAAAGGTGAGCACCGCAGGGTGCCTTCTGGTGCGTCCATGGACAAGTTGGTAAGGAGGTGGAGCAATGTAAGTGATATGAGCATTGATCTAAGCAACAACGATAGCAGCAGCTTAAATGAAAAGAGGGAAATTGGAACCCCTGTTGGAACCCCAACATCTGCCAATTTGGAGGTTAATTCTAAGGCAAGAGCTGACGGGGACGCTAATGGGCTGAAGCATGCAGTTACATCATGCCAAAAAGATACATCTGATGCCTTACCCTTGGATTCTACCACTGCAGATGCTTTCTCATCCTCAACTTTGAATACTACCTCACCATCCCCCTTATCAGCCAtcgcttcttcttctcctcagaAACAGACCGCACCTCGTGTGGAAGATGACATGGTTATAACCTCTAGCATTGAGAGTGAGTCATCCTTCAGAAAGGAGGTAGGGGCTAGTCAAGGAAAAGGTGACGTGAGGATGTCAGGGCAAGCTGTTTCAAGTGTTTCCACTCGAGCCCGAGTAAAAACATCTCCAAGGCCAACATGGCCAGAAAACAATGTAACTTTAAGTAGCCCACCATTGTCACAGGAGCATGTACAGATGACCGATGAGGAAACTATTCCCATTGTTCATGAAGTAGCAGTTAAAAAGGAACAGATTGTACAGAAAGATAATAGAGGTTCTCGTCTCCGTTCTAAAGAGATTCATGCTGAAGCAGATGTGGTTGGAAGGAAGGACCGACCCTCTCGAACAACTGGAAAGATATCTGATACCAGAACAAGGGCCACCTCCAACCCACGTGCTAATTTTAGGGGTTCATCTGTCAGGGATGAAGCTGCCTCTACAGAAGCTGAAGTTCATGATGTTAACTTGCAACGGAAAAGTCTAGCGCGGAAGGTAGAGGATTCTGGGAGAAAGGTTGCAGCTGGCTCTGAAATACTGCCTCAATCAGATTGTTCTATTCATCAGGGAACTAATTTGAGCAGACAATCATCCAGTGCTGAACAGGAATTGAGTTTGCATGGAGGTAAAGTCAAATTAATTAGTGATGGAAATGCTGTTCCTTTGGAGCAGACTAAGAGACCGACAAAAGGTAGTCAAGATCGGCATGATGAACTGCAAAAGAAAGCCAATGAATTGGAGAAGCTATTTGCTGCACAGAAGCTAACCTCTTCTAGGAGAGGCAAGTCAACTGATGTGCAGGTTGAGAACACACCCAGGGTGAATGAGGTAAAGCCTCCACTGGTTCTTCCAGAGAGGATTTATACAAAGCAAATTGTAAAGGAGAGTATAACCAATGAGTTCGATGCCAATGAGCTTTTAAAGATGGTGGATACTGAAGGGTATAACAATAACGTACCACAAAGCATTATTAGCTTAGAAGAGTCAAGGGGAAAGTTCTATGATCAATATATGCAGAAGAGGGATGCAAAACTAAAGGAAGATTGGAAGCTGCAAGGAGAACAGAAGGAAGCAACAATAAAGGCAATGCGTGATAGCCTAGAACGAAGCAATGCTGAGATGCGGGCCAAATTCTCTCGGTCTTCAAGTGTTCCTGATTCAACATATATTTCTCGTTGCGCTCATAAGTTTCCTCCTTTGCAATCAGTTATAAAGGATAAGGATCAG GGGATAGATTCCTTCTTGGTAGAAGAAGAAATGAATAGTGACTATCTATCTGGTGATGGTTCATCCAGGAGTGCTGATTCCAGGAAGCATTTTTCAAATAAAGTTGCCTGCAATCAAAAGAAGTCTATTGCTCCTGTTCATAGGCATTCATCAAGGACCGTAAGCTCTGGTTATGCAAACCGTAGGAATCTACCAGATAATCCTCTTGCACAGTCTGTCCCCAATTTCGCGGacttaagaaaagaaaatacaaaGCCCTCAGCTGGTCTGAGCAGAGCTGCTCCAAGGACCCAGCCAAAAAGTTTTATCCGTAGTAAGAGCATCATTGAAGAGAGTAAGAATATATCAAAAGATCAATCGAGGAAATCACAGTCCATGAGGAAGAACTTAAGTCCTGGTGAATTAAGGGACGCTACATCCATGAATGACGTCATATACAATTGGGCTCCCTCAAAAATTTCCAATGATCAAGTTGAGGGAGTTTTTGCTTATATCACCCATACAGCTGGTTCAACCAAGTCTTTTCTCAGGAAAGGCAATGAGGCTCACCCTGCTGTCGGTATAGCTGGATTTGCTCCTCCTATGTTTGCAAATACCTACCAGAATGGAGATGATGACGATTTTCTAGATCAGGAAGAAGACTCCCCAGATGAGACCAAAGATGAAGAATATGAAAGCATTGAAGAGAATCTTAGGGAGAGCGATTTTCCTGCTGACTCAGACAGTGAGAATCCAGGAATAAGTCATGAATTTGGAAATTCAGATGACCCAGGATCAGAAAATGGTGATGTTTCTTTTCCAAGTGACGCACCCACTCTTGGTGGTTCCAAGTTCAATGCTTTTGCAGGAAACATGCATGATACACCTGGTGAAGTACCAGCATCATGGAGCACACGCCCACACCTATTCGCTTATGCAAATGATAACTCAGATGGTGATGCTTTTGCTGATTCACCAAATGGAAGTCCATCACCATGGAATTCTCATACTTTAGATCAAATAACAGATGCTGATGTTTCCCGGATGAGGAAGAAGTGGGGCAGCGCTCAGATGCCTTTCGTTGGTCCCAATGCATCTCAACAGCCGCGGAAAGATGTTACAAAAGGATTTAAGAAGCTATTGAAATTTGGGAGGAAGACACGAGGTGCTGATGGTTTAAATGATTGGGTATCCGCTTCAACTGCCTCGGAATGTGACGATGATATGGAAGATGGACGAGATTTGGCCATGGGATCTTCTGATGATTTCAGGAAGTCAAGAATGGGTTATCCTTCTGCATATGATGGTTTTGTTGATACCGATGTTTTTGCTGAACAAG ACCAATCACTTCGCAGCTCCATTCCAAATCCCCCTGCAAATTTCAGATTGAGGGAGGATCAACTCACTGGAAGCTCACTTAAAG CACCGCGATCGTTCTTCTCCCTCTCAACGTTTCGTAGCAAGGGGGGTGATGCAAGGCTCAGGTGA